The proteins below come from a single Streptomyces sp. M92 genomic window:
- a CDS encoding aminomethyl transferase family protein, with product MTTPSLQDGIDKAGSPVDLLWQPDAEPWTPEVVEREYAGWRTEQRAWHEGVALLNLSHHMFDLWIEGPDATRTLAEYGANNFDRFAVGQAKQYVPVTRHGHIVTDGILSREAENAYVLSGVPASQHWVQYHAEKAGHDVSFATDPSSAFRPGGGDPKLFRYQIQGPLALELIAKIFGSPVPQTKFFHSTPVTLDGRAFKALRHGMAGQAGYEFVGPWEHAAYVHEAFVKAGEPLGLIQVGALAYATPSVESGWIPSPVPGIYTDPELAGYRDWLPLFGIEGKRPLHGSYYSENIEDYYVSPFELGYGKMIHFGHEFHGRDALLAAKESENLRKKVTLVFDPDDVRRVVGGGAGPGFVLSYARHRVETSAGLAGVTMQTAAIDPVGTVLSLTLIDPAHAAPGTEVTVVWGEHPGRGTAPEADLGFPRIRATVQPSPFDRHARTDYRRDA from the coding sequence ATGACAACCCCCAGCCTTCAGGACGGCATCGACAAGGCGGGCTCGCCCGTCGACCTGCTGTGGCAGCCGGACGCCGAGCCCTGGACGCCCGAGGTGGTGGAGCGCGAGTACGCGGGCTGGCGCACGGAGCAGCGTGCCTGGCACGAGGGCGTGGCGCTGCTGAACCTGTCGCACCACATGTTCGACCTGTGGATCGAGGGCCCGGACGCCACCCGCACCCTGGCCGAGTACGGCGCCAACAACTTCGACAGGTTCGCCGTCGGCCAGGCCAAGCAGTACGTGCCGGTGACCCGCCACGGTCACATCGTCACCGACGGCATCCTCTCCCGGGAGGCCGAGAACGCCTACGTGCTCAGCGGTGTCCCCGCCTCCCAGCACTGGGTGCAGTACCACGCGGAGAAGGCCGGCCACGACGTCTCCTTCGCCACCGACCCGTCGTCCGCGTTCCGGCCCGGCGGTGGTGACCCGAAGCTGTTCCGCTACCAGATCCAGGGACCGCTCGCCCTCGAACTCATAGCGAAGATCTTCGGCAGCCCGGTCCCGCAGACCAAATTCTTCCACTCCACGCCGGTCACCCTGGACGGCCGCGCTTTCAAGGCGCTGCGGCACGGCATGGCCGGCCAGGCGGGCTACGAGTTCGTCGGCCCGTGGGAGCACGCCGCTTACGTGCACGAGGCGTTCGTGAAGGCCGGGGAGCCGCTCGGCCTGATCCAGGTCGGCGCCCTGGCGTACGCCACGCCGAGCGTGGAGAGCGGCTGGATCCCCTCGCCGGTCCCCGGCATCTACACCGATCCCGAGCTGGCCGGGTATCGCGACTGGCTCCCGCTGTTCGGTATCGAGGGCAAACGCCCGCTCCACGGCAGCTATTACTCCGAGAACATCGAGGACTACTACGTCTCCCCGTTCGAGCTGGGCTACGGGAAGATGATCCACTTCGGGCACGAGTTCCACGGCCGGGACGCCCTGCTCGCGGCCAAGGAGAGCGAAAACCTGCGCAAGAAGGTGACCCTCGTCTTCGACCCGGACGACGTGCGCCGGGTCGTCGGCGGGGGAGCGGGCCCCGGCTTCGTGCTCAGCTACGCCCGCCACCGGGTGGAGACCTCCGCCGGTCTGGCCGGTGTCACCATGCAGACCGCTGCCATCGACCCGGTCGGCACCGTGCTGTCCCTGACCCTGATCGATCCGGCGCACGCTGCACCGGGCACGGAGGTCACCGTGGTCTGGGGCGAGCACCCGGGCCGAGGTACCGCCCCCGAGGCCGACCTCGGGTTCCCTCGCATCCGCGCCACCGTTCAGCCCAGCCCGTTCGACCGGCACGCTCGCACCGACTACCGCCGCGACGCCTGA
- a CDS encoding methylenetetrahydrofolate reductase, with product MNPVSTPSPAVSTPLLEDFSLEMTGKDMPKLEEAAGLIPQGTRVNVTFLGNETLRMRLDAARAVKRLGFVPVPHISARRLGSRAAFEQFLAGLRDGGTGTDVFTVGGDPARPEGPYEDSLSLIESGLLPEYGVRHVGISGYPEGHPAIVEDVLWSALRGKNAALTAQGLDGSVITQFGFDVDRVLTWIEQIRGHGITLPVRVGVPGPAGVRRLMSYATRFGVGTSASIAKKYGLSLTNLMGTAGPDKFLGALAEGYDRGRHGEVKVHFYTFGGLKATCDWIVQFRKEARA from the coding sequence ATGAACCCCGTCAGCACACCCTCCCCAGCGGTGAGTACGCCACTGCTGGAGGACTTCTCCCTGGAGATGACCGGCAAGGACATGCCCAAGCTGGAGGAGGCCGCCGGCCTCATCCCGCAGGGCACCCGCGTCAACGTCACCTTCCTCGGCAACGAGACCCTGCGGATGCGCCTGGACGCCGCCCGGGCGGTCAAACGCCTCGGCTTCGTCCCCGTACCGCACATCTCGGCCCGCCGTCTCGGCTCCCGGGCGGCCTTCGAGCAGTTTCTCGCCGGACTGCGCGACGGCGGAACCGGCACGGACGTCTTCACCGTCGGCGGCGACCCGGCCCGGCCCGAGGGCCCGTACGAGGATTCCCTCTCCCTCATCGAGTCGGGGCTGTTGCCGGAGTACGGCGTGCGGCACGTCGGCATCAGCGGATACCCGGAGGGTCACCCCGCCATCGTCGAAGACGTGCTCTGGTCGGCGCTGCGCGGCAAGAATGCCGCCCTCACCGCCCAGGGGCTGGACGGCAGCGTCATCACCCAGTTCGGCTTCGACGTCGACCGGGTCCTCACCTGGATCGAACAGATCCGCGGCCACGGCATCACGCTGCCGGTCCGCGTCGGTGTGCCCGGGCCCGCCGGTGTGCGGCGGCTGATGTCGTACGCCACCCGGTTCGGCGTCGGCACCAGTGCCTCCATCGCCAAGAAGTACGGACTGTCCCTCACCAACCTGATGGGAACGGCCGGCCCGGACAAGTTCCTGGGTGCCCTCGCGGAGGGCTACGACCGGGGACGCCACGGCGAAGTGAAGGTCCACTTCTACACGTTCGGCGGCCTGAAGGCCACCTGCGATTGGATCGTCCAGTTCAGGAAGGAAGCTCGCGCATGA
- a CDS encoding Lrp/AsnC family transcriptional regulator, with protein sequence MYQPDALDLSLLRALQLDGRAPFSRIANVLGVSDQTIARRYRRLRTEARLRVLGMADHTRLGRTNWIVRLRCNPDAAEQLADALARRPDTSYIGLMSGGTEVMCAMKPRSRQDRDDLLLERLPKTRRVTSVDACCVLHQFYGGPFGRLNKIDALDPAQEAALRPQPPGNAAETALLDRLDEELLELLRKDGRTTGTDLATATGQTETVVKRRLRALRRAGVLYFDIEYDLEPFGHGTEAVLWLRVDPTRLRSAGQLLAGHREVRFAAVVSGEANVVVSVLCRTPEELFAYLADRVGSIRGVRAVETVPTLRQVKALTYEPRR encoded by the coding sequence GTGTACCAGCCCGACGCGCTCGACCTGTCCTTGTTGCGGGCCCTGCAACTGGACGGCCGCGCGCCCTTCAGCCGGATCGCGAACGTCCTCGGCGTCTCCGACCAGACGATCGCCCGCCGATACCGCAGACTGCGCACCGAGGCCCGGCTCAGAGTGCTGGGCATGGCCGACCACACCAGGCTGGGCCGCACCAACTGGATCGTCCGGCTGCGCTGCAACCCCGATGCCGCAGAGCAGTTGGCGGACGCGCTGGCCCGCCGGCCCGACACCTCGTACATCGGGCTGATGTCCGGCGGCACCGAGGTGATGTGCGCGATGAAGCCGCGCAGTCGGCAGGACCGCGACGACCTCCTGCTGGAACGGCTTCCGAAGACCCGTCGGGTCACCTCGGTCGATGCCTGCTGCGTCCTGCACCAATTCTACGGCGGACCGTTCGGCCGGCTGAACAAGATCGACGCGCTGGACCCGGCGCAGGAGGCGGCATTGCGGCCGCAACCGCCAGGGAACGCGGCGGAGACGGCCCTCCTCGACCGTCTCGACGAGGAACTGCTGGAGCTGCTGCGCAAGGACGGGCGGACCACAGGCACCGATCTGGCCACCGCGACCGGGCAGACCGAGACGGTGGTCAAAAGACGGCTGCGAGCGCTGCGCCGGGCAGGAGTGCTGTACTTCGACATCGAGTACGACCTCGAACCGTTCGGGCACGGCACCGAGGCGGTGCTGTGGCTGAGAGTGGACCCGACACGGCTCCGTTCGGCCGGACAGCTCCTTGCCGGCCACCGCGAAGTGCGGTTCGCCGCGGTGGTCAGCGGCGAGGCCAACGTCGTCGTCTCGGTGCTGTGCCGCACCCCGGAGGAGCTGTTCGCCTACCTGGCCGACCGGGTCGGCTCGATACGAGGCGTCCGTGCCGTCGAAACGGTGCCCACCCTCCGGCAGGTGAAGGCTCTCACGTACGAGCCTCGTCGCTGA